AGAAGGCAGGACCCTTTGTTCATACTTCCTTGTCCTCACTTCATGAGTTAAAAGCTAAGGAGAACTCATGTATCAACAAAGCAAAGGAAGCAGAATTAGCCTTATTTCGTCAGACTAGAACtcatgtatataaatatatatagatatatatatatatatatatatatattttggtctTGAATGGTCATGGGGTTGTACTAGAACTTTACTATGCTCTGTTTCGTTAGACTATTTAGATTTTGCATGCATATTATGAACAACATCATATAAAATAACTGCATATAAGTCTTTGTTTATAATGGTATGAgttttgcaaaatacaaaatcaTTTTGACATGATggccacacacaaaaaaaaaaaaaaaagggtttttacAAGGTTAAGCATGATATTTCTTAAGGTGAGCTTTGCTAATGGGGCTATACGCCTTTATACCTACTTGATCCTCTATCCAATAATGTCCTATTGCATGTTCTTCCTCTACTATgtatggtccttcccattttggagAAAACTTATGCTTAGCAGCTCCAGTAACTCCTCGTACATGCTGTGCAGCTTTCCAAACAAGTTCTCCCACTTGaaactttctttctttaactTGGCCTTCATGCCTAGCCTTCATGTTAGCCTGGTAAAGGTGGTTATGAGAGGTAGCATTATCACGCATTTTCTCCATAATATCCAAAGTGTCTTCTCTGGGTATTCCTGCAATCTCTACCAGCTTCACCACTGGCCTTACTAGCTATTTTGATGACAGCCTCTATGCCATAGAGTAAAGAAAAGGGTGAAGCTCCTGTCACTTGTGATTTGGCTGTTCTATGAGCCCACAGAGTTGTAGGAAGCTCCTCCTTCCACCCCTTTCCATTCTTCTTAGTCATTTTTCCCAATATCTTCAATAATCTTTTGTTAGAGGTCTCAGCTTGGCCATTTCCCTTGGGATAATAAGGTGCTGATGTCGTGTGAGAAATGGAGTACCATTCTATTAAACAGCTCAGAAATGGTGTACCATTGTCAAAAATAATTTAGTTGGGCACCCTAAAATGACATATTATATTCTCCCTCAAGAAATTAGCCACTGGGCTACCTGTTGCCTTCTTCATAGCCACAGCTTCTACCCACTTGGTAAATAACCCAATGGCTACCAGTATCCATGTACATCCTTCAAATGAGGGGTTTATAGGTCCTATAAAATCTAGCCCCCAATTGTGGAATGGATATAGAGCCACAATTGGATGAAGACTTTGATGGTTGGTGTGTATCTCATCTCCTTGCCTTTGGCATTCTTGACACTTCTTTGCAAAGTTTTGAGCATCCTTTTGCATTGTGGGCCAATAATATCCCTAGTGCAAAGCAATTTGCCATAACTTCCTCTCTTTAGGGTGTCCTGCTGGTTCTCCCTCATGCAGGTCTAAAAGAACGCCATTGACTTCCTTAGCAAGAATGCACACCATCCATTTCCCTTGGAAACTTCTCTTGAACAATTTTCCatctaccacttaaaatttggtCACAtatcttttcaaattttctcttTGTATGCGATCATCAGGCAATATACCTTATAAGAGGTATCTCAAATATGATTCTTGCCAATCTTCTTTCAGCAAGTCACCATTAAGCACTTCTGCTTGATTTGGAGGAATAATAGAACAAGTCTTGCAATTATGTTGTTCTTCCCTAGCATTATTGGCCATTTCTGGCTAGAAGACCCCCAATCTTTGCAATCTTCTATAGAGGTTGACATCGAGATTTACACCACAAACATCATAGTGCAATCTGTGTAACATGGTCAGTCCTTCTTGCCTTGAGACACACTTCATCAGCAAACCTTTTGCTCCCCTAAGAAACAAATCTCTATTGATCCTAAGGAAGTCTTTCATATTTGCTGGTAATTCTGGCCCAACATACTTACTTTGAGTCATTGCTTTTAACAAGGTTTTGCGCCAATCTTAAGGGAAACATAACTCATCCTGAACTAAACCAGGTTGCTTCTTAGCTCGGAGTatcatcttttctttcttcaatataGACTTAATGGCTAAAGTAGCTAGCGAGTTAGCAAGCTTATTTTCACCTCTATTGACCACCTTGTACTCTATGAAAGTAAAGTGTTCCATAATCCTCTACACTGCAGCTTTGTAAGTAGCCAAGTTAGGATTCTTTACTCCGTAAGTTCCCTTAACCTGTTTTATCACCAACTCAGAGTCACCAAACACCTTCAACCTTTTTATGCCCAATCTTCTAGCAGCCTTCAACCCTACCAACACGGCttcatattctgcttcattgttagAGCAAGGGAAGTGTAGTTTATAGGCAAAAGTATGCTCCTCCCCTGGTGACCTTAAGACTACTCTTATCCCTCCCCCTTGAAACGTAGATGACCCATCAAAATACATTGACCATTCCTGCTCCTTTGTTACCATAACTTCCTGTAGGGGAGGTGAAAAATCACTTGTTCCAAGAAATTTAGCCAACAAATCAGCTACTACCTGGCCTTTGATGGCGGTTGGCCGTATGCATTCGATATCAAGGCACGATGTCAGGATGGCCCATTGCACCATTCTTCCTGATAACTGAGGACGTGTCAAGAGATACTTCACGGGATTACTCTTAGTCACTAGCTACACACGATGCCCTAGAAAGTAGTGATTGAACTTTGTCACAACAAAAGCTAAAGACAAACATACTTTCTTGACAGTTGAGTATCTTAACTCTGGTCCCTTCATAAGCCTGCTAATATAGTACACTGGTTTCTCTACCCCTTCTACTCCTGAGCTAATAATGCTCCCAAGGATTGCTTCGTATTAGCTATGTACAATAGTAAGGGTTTCCCAGGAATAGGGGCCACCATGGTATGAGGATCCGCCAATATCATCTGAATCTTCTTGAATGCCTTTTGGCATTAATCACACCATACAAAGGTTACTCTTTTCTTTGTCAACTCCATAAGAGGCTTTAAGACCTCAGCTAGGCTTGGAATGAATCTCCTTAAATAAGAAACCTTTACCACAGAGCTTCTCAACTCCTTTAGAGTTGTAGGAGAACTGAGAGTAGTTATTGCTTCAGCCTTTGTGGGGTCTAAATCAATCCCCTTATGATGAACAAGAAATCCTAAGAACTTTCCTGAAGATACCCTAAAGAGACACTTGGAGGGATTCATCCTCAATTTGTGTTCCCTACATCTTTCAAAGACATGTCTTAGATGCATCATGTGTTCAACAGGATTCTTTGCTTTCACCACAAGATCATCAACGTAATCCTCCACCTGCTTATGAAGCATATCACCAAAGGTCAAAGACATAGTTCTTTGGTATGTTGCACCTAtattcttcaatccaaaaggcatcaACCTATAGAAATAATTTCCAAAAAGTGTCCTAAAAGCAGTTTCAGAGCATCTACTAGGTCCATAAGAATCTGATTATACCCACTATAACCATCCATAAAAGAGAAACGCTCGTGACCAGCCGTTGCATCTACCAAGATATCAACATTAGGAAGTGGGAACTCATCTTTTGGACAGGCTTTATTGAGATCCCGAAAATCCACAAAAATCCTTATatgttcatttttcttctttactagAACTATGTTAGCTAACCAACTCGGGCACTTATTCTCTTCAATGAATCCTGTCTTCGAAAGCTTCTGTACTTCAAGCTTTATCTTTTCCGCCACATCCAAATGATATTTCCTTGGCGGCTGCTTCACAGGTTTGGCATTAGGATCCACTTTTAACTCGTGCGTTACCAATTTGGACTCAAACCTAGCATTTCTTGATAACTCCAAGCAAAAACATCCTTGTATTCTTTCAGTAAAGCTACcaattttccttctctttttctgaCAGATTCTTGCTGATCTTCACTATTttttcaccttcttcttcatcaccCAGATTGACCTCAACAAGTTCTTCCTGGACATTCTTAACGACATCATTCATGCACTCATGGGCTTCTTTCACGAACTCCTTAGCTACATGAATTTCTTTTGACTGTTGTATTGGATTAAGGGAATTAGGCTCGCCATCCTCCTCATCCCCTTCCGTTAACTGTCAGAACTCATATATCACTCGGCCTTCAGGCCTAGTAACTCTTCTTATCTTGGAAGGCCTTTCAGGTTCTACTACTTcaccatcatcttcttcttttgcttgCAAAGCAATGGGATTGAAAGGAAGAATTCTATTCTCACCTTCAGGTTCATAATCTTGATATAAACTTCCTCAGCAAAATGAAGTTCTACTCTATCAAAAGGCATCTTGGTGGCCTCAATGACTACCTGCTTGTTCCTCCAAATGGCCTTCACACATTAGTGATATGTGGAAGCCACTGCTTTGTACACCTTTAGCCATGGACGACCTAAGATGATATGATAAGATGTATTGCCTTCCATTAAATGCATGAGAGTAGGTGCCCGAATTGGTCCAACCCTAAGGTCCAAAGACACATGCCCAAGAGTATTCTGTTGCAATGCACCTATTCCTGCCACTTACATTGGCTCAGgaataattttttctctcagAATCCCCAAGGCATCAAAAGTTGGGAGAGGTAGAATATTAGTGGATGCACCAGTGTCTATCAATTCTCTCTTGATTTGAAATGCTCCCAAGAAGGTAGTAACATATAAAGGTctatcatcatcaacaacatgATTGACTAGATCTTTATTAGAAAAGGTGACTGAATCCTTTGCTTCCTGGTATGCTACTTGCATTAAGTTTCCTTCAACAATGGCTACTTCATAATTCCTCTCCATCACCCTGGTCAAGGCTTGGGCTGCTTCTTTTCTAGCCATCAGTCTAAGACCTATTCCTTCAAGAAAGGAATGTATTTTATCCTCTTGCTGGATTCTCATCACCATTTCTTCATCTACCAATGGTGGCAGTGTTGAGCTACTGCTAGCCATGTTCTCCGTTTCTTCTTCCATAGGATCCTTACAACCTATAAAGAAAGTCATTGCCACCTCTAGTCTACGCATCCTTGGATCAACTCTCTTCCCAGCTTTGATAACCAAATCTCCCTTGGCTAacctatcatggaaaatattccTCAAAGCATAGCAATCCATAGTATGGTGGTTACATCGCCTGTGGTACCTATAATAAAGTGGATTTCTTTTTCCCTCCTCCGTAGGTTCATGCTTACATTCAAGCAATGTCACCACACTATCTTTCACCCAATCTTCTAGGATGCTATACAACTCTTTAATGGACACATTAAAAGGAGAGGGAATACCACCTCTGtctctcttctttcctttgGTCACTTTCTTAGGTTCTTCTATTACAACAACCTCCACCTTCTTGTTTTTtctctgttaggacatatgcggatattgttagagacatatgttatgtaaattggctaattttttgacaaaatgcactttacttgtaattgggtagttCTAGGGTGGATTTattacttcaaggaacaagagttcaagtttagtattgaaatcATGCAAATCTATCTAAGAAACAAGCAAAGAAGTgttattcattaaagcttgacagatagctcgacagatagctcgacagatcCATATCCATCAAGGTTTAATACTAAtgctcgacagcagctcgacaaAAGCTGTATCTGtggagaattacgaaattcaaattttcaggtctaatttcacgcatatccatgtTATTTGTGTAgagttttttttctcacaaccctagacatatataaggattattttaagggccgtcaaggtgatgcaaagtgatgcaactcaatgcaaattgattgtgcacgcaaattgtgaccagagacataatttgccctagttcatcatattcctTGTAAAAGCTGTTGCGTCTTTacaccaagggttttgtaactaaagagcctcttgatcttcatcgttggatGAACCGAAGAACTTTGCAgacaacatctttctcaagttagtgtgttagtcatgtacttggatctgtgcatcaattggttagtcacatactgggagccgtgcattgaaaggagagattgtcactatattatagtccaattgagtattgagGTAAAGGTTCAtatgtaggttggtattaggtactaggatttcttttacttgtaatcacttgttttgataatagtggattctcgagagtggtgatcttaaattcacccagtgaggttttgcctcggtagttttctccattcgtaaacaaatcacttgtgtcaaatttattttctgctacatttaacttagttggtgagttgtttgtgctaccacgcttattgcatgtaattgaatctaattaattcacttggctaattaattgattaaattaccaaaggggtcaatacattcttggcctattaagtggtatcagagcaagcacactctgattagggttaatctttgctgtgtgatccattgacccctgtttgtcatggatataGGATAGTCtctaatcatacctcctttatttgatgacactaactatatatactagaaagtacgcatgagagttttcttgcagtctttagatgagaaggtGTGACAAGCTATGAAGATTGGCTAGACTAAGCCAAAGAAAGCGCTagctgattgggatgatgccaagattgaAGCAGTAAACTTCAACAGCAAAGTATTGAATACTTTATTCAGTGCGGTCACAAATGgagagttcaagaagatatcctctaccgAAACTACTAAGAAAGCATGGActatcctccagacaacctataaagggactaaggctgtcaaggttTCAAAACTTCAAAGGCTTACTatgagctttgaagagattaagatggaggatgatgagtcgtttgatgagttttatgccaagctaaaggataTAATTAACTctgcctttaatcttggggaaaccattcttaAACCCAAGGTTGTAAGAAAGGTCCTCAGAGAGGCCtaagagattccatgccaagatcactgctattgaagaatcaaagaatattgacaaaattcctttgacagagctggttggcaacttgcaaacctatgTATTGGGTTTGACTAAGATCGGGAAACTGAGAAAAAGTAAGAGAATGGCACTAAAGGCCAAAAGCAGTAATACCgatgagtcttttgatgataaagattctaaaatgaaatcTTACGTTACtagacaattcaagaagttcatgaagaatacAAATATGAAAGGATTTGATAAGGACTGTAAGCAATCCAATACTTCTCATTTCAAGAGCCAAGACAGaaggaagaaggatgctaaggaaggcgGTTAGCACACTGTTCCCTCTGGACCAAAGTGTTTCggatgtcaaggttttggacatatgaaacaagaatgtccaacaTATCTCAAGGCTATTGGAAAAAGGAAGGCccttgctgctaccttgagtgacaccgagcctaaggatgattcagatgacaatgatgacgagggaatcttgaatgccttcactaccaCAGTGAATCCTAatgaggggattgttgaagaggtagatgaagaagaggacATGGTATAGTCTAAGTTTGAAaaaatggatgaacaagatgacatctaTACAGCTTATGCTAAGTTGTCCAAGATTTccgagaagcatgagaaactttacaggctggccaccaagaagctgagTGATGTAGAGCTAGATCGAGATGAGCCCTCTACCAAggttgatgaagccaatcaaacCATTGGAGCTTTATGGTTCGAGAACAACTTCCTTGCTGAAAGacaaagaagcttgaagcagaaCTATTACAggttagagctcaattggagaggacatCCAATGCAAAGCTCAATGAGATGCTTAGCTTTTAGAAATCTACTTCTGATAGAACCGGTTTGaagtatgatttctcttctcctaatattgcttcttctagtacATTTGTCTCGCCTGCTAATAATATTAATTCTAAGAACAATGAAACTAAAACTGAAATAGCTAGTGAGAACGTAGACAAGGGAAAATCTAttctaggagcaccccctaaggttgaaaagaaagagactagaaACCCTAGGACTAAGAAGGTTAATAACAAACAGTCTCAACCAAAAAAGCCGCATCTCTGTCACCACTATAGA
The sequence above is drawn from the Quercus robur chromosome 7, dhQueRobu3.1, whole genome shotgun sequence genome and encodes:
- the LOC126691246 gene encoding uncharacterized protein LOC126691246, which codes for MQKDAQNFAKKCQECQRQGDEIHTNHQSLHPIVALYPFHNWGLDFIGPINPSFEGCTWILVAIGLFTKWVEAVAMKKATEWYSISHTTSAPYYPKGNGQAETSNKRLLKILGKMTKKNGKGWKEELPTTLWAHRTAKSQVTGASPFSLLYGIEAVIKIASKASGEAGRDCRNTQRRHFGYYGENA